The genomic interval CACTTAAAATCCTTCTTCTAATTTATAAATTTTATACATGGAAAAAACCCGCTCAACGCGGGTTTGAAAAGGCTACAACTTTTTCCGCAGGATCTCGTTGACCAGTTTGGGATTCGCCTGCCCTTTCGTGGCTTTCATGACCTGCCCCACTAGGAAGCCGAAAGCCTTGTCCTTACCGTTTTTGTAATCCTCCACTGACTTGGGATTCTCTGCCAGGACCTGATCCACAATGGCTTCCAACTGGCCGGTGTCACTGATCTGTTTCAGTCCCAGTTCTTCCACCAGGACCCGCGGGTCTTTCCCCGTATCAAACATCTTTTCAAAAATATCTTTACCCATTTTGCCGCTGATCTCGCCGCTGTCGATCATGGTTAACAACTGGACCAGCTGCCCGGGGCTGATGGGGCATTCCTCCACTTCCAGGTTGCGGGCATTCAAGACTCTCAGCAGCTCAACCATGATCCAGTTGCTGACTTTCTTGGCATCCCGGTACTGGGCTACCGCCGCATCAAAGAAATCAGCCAGCTTTTTCGATGCCGTAATCACCCCGGCATCGTATTCCGGCAGTCCCAGTTCGGCCATCAAACGCTGCTTGCGGGCTTCCGGCAGTTCCGGTATCGTTTGCCGGATCTCCTCTATCCAGGCATCGTCAATCTGCAAAGGAGGAATATCATGTTCCGCAATCAGGCGGTAGTGGTCTGAACTGAATTTAGGCCGCATGGGTTCGGTAATGCCTTTTGCTTCATTCCAGGTCCGGGTCTCCTCTTCCACCCGGCCTCCCTCTTCCACCACCCGGATTTGCCGTTCAATCTCGTACCGGATGGACCTTTCAATGGCGCGGAGGGAGTTCATATTCTTCAGCTCGGTTCGGGTGCCGAATTCACTGGACCCCACCGGGCGGATGGATACGTTGGCGTCGCAGCGCAGGGAGCCTTCCTGCATCTTGCAATCGGACACTTCCAAATATTCCAGGATAGCCTTGAGTTTCGCCACAAATTCCCTGGCTTCTTCCGGAGACCTGATATCCGGCGCGGTCACGATTTCCAATAAGGGGACACCGGCCCGGTTAAAATCCACCAGGGTATTGTTGGCTTCCAGAATATTGTCGCCGCCGGCATGCACCAGTTTGCCGGCATCCTCCTCCATATGGGCAAAAGCAATGCGGACCCGCCTGGTACTGCCGTTCACTTCCACATCCAAATACCCGTTGCGGATGATGGGCAGGTAATACTGGGAGATTTGGATGTTTTTCGGCATGTCGGGGTAATAATAGTTTTTCCGGTCAAACCTGCATTCCTTGGTAATCTCGGCATTCAAGGCCAGCCCGGTTTTGATGGCAAACTCCACCACCCGTTTGTTCAAGCGCGGCAGGGCGCCGGGCAGCCCCAAGCAGACAGGACAGACATGGGTGTTAGGGGCGCCCCCGAACTCAGTGGTACAGCCACAGAAAATCTTCGTCTTCGTCTTAAATTCCACGTGTACTTCCAACCCGATCACTGCTTCGTATTTGCCGAACATCTATTTCACCTCCGCCAGTGGGATATCCTTTGGAAATTCCAGCAACTGCTCCAGGGTGTAAGCCGCTCTCAACAAGGTGGGTTCCCCAAGGGGAGGCCCGATCAATTGCAGTCCTACCGGCAGTCCTTCCACTAACCCGCAGGGCAGGGAAATGGCCGGCAAGCCGGCAAGACTGGCCGGAATGGTGCAAATGTCGCTGGCATATACCTCGACGGAAGTCAACTCCTTAACCTGCTTCGGCCAGGCAACTTTGGGGGAGGTGGGGGTAACCAGCACATCATACCTGGCAAAGATATGATCGAAATCCTGCTTCACCAGGGTCCTCAACCGCAGTCCCTTGTCATAATAGTCCTTCAGGCGGCCGGGACCGGAAAAGAAGTGGCCGAGCAGGGTGCGCATCTTGACCTCATGACCGAGCCCTTCCCCGCGGGAACGGCAGTACATGGTTTCCAGATCCTCAGCCTCCAGGTTGCGGTAACCGAACCGCACGCCGTCCACCCTGGCTAAATTGGAACTGGCTTCGGTGGTACCGATCAGGTAATAGGCCGGTAAGGCGCACTCCGTATGAGGCAGGGATACTTCCTCCACCAGGGCGCCGTTACTGGCCAGGACTTGCAAGGCTTTTTTAATGGCCTCAATTACTTCCGGCGCCACTCCCGCCCCAAAGTACTCCTTGGGCACGCCCACCTTAAGCCCTTTGACATCTTCAACTAAGGATTGACTGTAATCCGGTACGGGCGCGGCCAGGGAAGTACCGTCCAGCGGGTCATGCCCTGCCATGGCTTGCAGCAACAAGGCACAATCCCGCACATCCCGGGCCATGGGACCGATGGTTTCCATGGAACTGACGGTGGACACCAATCCGTAGCGCGAAACCAACCCGTATGTAGGCTTCAACCCGACAATGCCGCAGAGGGCTGCCGGCTGCCGGACGGAGCCGCCGGTATCCGTCCCCAGGGCCAGCGGCAGCTGGCCCGCGGCCACGGCTGCGGCACTGCCGCTGGAGGAACCACCCGGCACCCGTTCCAGATCCCATGGATTGCCGGTCACCTTAAAAGCAGACAATTCACCGGTACTGCCAAAAGCAAATTCATCCATGTTCAGCTTGCCGAAGTTTATTGTACCTGCGGTCGCCAGCTTGTCCACCACCGTAGCCTGGTAGGCGGGCACAAAACCGGCGAGCATCTTGGATCCACAGGTGGTTTGCAATCCCTTGGTGCAAATATTATCTTTATAGCCCACCGGGATGCCTGTCAAAGAGCCCACTTCTTTCCCCCGGGCAATCTCTGCATCCAGGTCATTGGCTTTGTTCAAGGCTTCGTCCCCATTAAAAAACAAAAAAGAACCCAGCTTTTCCTCGGTGCCGGCAATCCTGTCCCTGAAACTCTCCACCACATCGCGCACGCTGATTTCTTTTCCGGCCAGGAGCCGGTGCAGCTCAAAGGCGGTCAGCTTGTATAAATCCACAATGATTCCTCCTTCACGTCCTCGCTAGAGCAATTCAATCCTGGGCACCACAAAAAACCCCTCCTGAGCGAGCGGGGCATTGGCTAACGCAGTTTCTTGATCGTAACCCGGTTCAACCTCATCTTCCCGCAATACATTATGAATGGAATGGACAAAACCAAAGGGCGGGACATCATTTAAGTCCATTGTCAAATATTTATCCATATAAGCCAGGAGTTCTTCCAACCGCCGGATAAAAGCTTTTTTCTCCTCTTCCGTCAGCGTCAAACGAGCGGCTTTCGCCAGCACTTCCACTTCCCGGTCATCAATCATTCACGAAGCACCCCTTCTTTTTCGATATACTGCCATTAAAAACCATGAAGATTATATCAAATCAAAGATATAAGTGCAACTTAAGCCCCCCGGGCCGGCTTTTCCGTTAACCTTCCGGCGCCGTGCCCGTGGGAATATTTATAATCCCTGTTAATATTAAGCTCGATTATCGTTATAATAATATCAACAAAATCCAGTATGGATGCTCGAGGTGGATCATGATTCCCATTAGAGACAGTATTCGACCGCGGAAAACACCTGTGGTGAATTGGCTGCTCATCGGCCTCAACATTTATATCTTCATCCTGCAAACAACCTTGTCGCCCAGGGAGCTGCGGCTGTTCTTCCACCAGTTCGGCGTCATCCCGGCCCACATCATCCACCTGGACTTGCCCATGCTCTTAGCCGGGCACTGGGAGCCTTTCGTGCCCCTGGTAAGCTCCATGTTCCTTCACGGCAGCTGGTGGCATTTGCTGAGCAACATGCTGTATCTCTGGGTGTTTGGCGATAACGTGGAAGACCGCTTGGGACATTTGGGCTACCTGTTTTTTTATGTGGCTATGGGATTAATCGCCGCCTTAACCCATGTCTGGTCGGATCCCTTCTCCACCGTCCCGATGGTGGGCGCCAGCGGCGCCGTGGCCGGGGTCCTGGGCGCCTACTTTGTCGCTTTTCCCAGGGCCAGGGTCCTGGCCCTGGTACCGGTGTTCTTTTTCCTGACCATTGCGGAAGTCCGTGCCGTGTTCTTTCTCTTCCTATGGTTCCTCCTGCAGGCATTATCGGGCCTGGGCACCATCCAGGGCGCCCAGTCCGTGGCCTGGTGGGCTCATATCGGCGGCTTCCTGGCGGGAGCCTTAACCTTTTTATTATTTAGGCCAAGGGCTCCCCTCCGCCGGTTCCCCTAATCCTGACACCGGGGCACCGGTGTGCGGTGATGGAACCAATGGGGCGGCAGCCGGCAGGAAAGGCCGGCCTCGGGGCTCACCCGGTGCGGCCCCCATCCAGCAGCCCTCAACACGGTTTCCCGCCCAGTAAGGTTATTCTTCCAGAGAACCTTGATGCTCCCTGATCATGGCCATGAACTCTTCTTCATTGAGAATAGGAATATTTAAGCTCACGGCCTTGTCATACTTGGAACCGGGTTTGGCACCGGCCACTACGTAATCGGTCTTGCTGCTGACACTGGACGAAACCTTTCCTCCCAGTTTCTCGATCAATGCCTGGGCCTCTTTCCGGGAATAATGCTCCAAAGTGCCCGTTAAAACGAATTGCTTCCCGCTCCAGGGCAGGGCCGCCGCCTCTTCCCTGGGCTGTTCCATATTGACCCCGGCTTGAGCCAGTTTCTCAATCACCTGCCGGTTCTTTTCCTGGGCGAAAAAGTGCACGATGCTGGCTGCCACCTTCGGCCCGATCTCGTTGATCTCCGTAAGCAAGCTTTCCTCCGCCCGGGCCAGGGCTGCCATGGTGCCGAAATGGTCGGCCAAGATCCTGGCGGCTCTCTGCCCCACATGCCTGATGCCCAGGCCGAACAACAAATGGTGCAGGGGCCGTTCCTTGCTGGCCGCAATAGCGTTGAGCAGGTTGGTCACCGATTGATGTCCCATCCGTTCCAGGCCGATCAAATCTTCATATTTTAAATAGTACAGGTCCGCTACGTCATGGATGAGATCGGCATTGAGGAGCTGTTCAATCACTTTAGGCCCCAAGCCTTCAATATTCATGGCATCCCTGGATACAAAGTGGATCATGCCTTCCCTGACCTGGGCCGGGCAGGACAAGCCGCCGGTACAGCGATGGGCTGCCTCTCCTTCCAGCCGGACCACCTCGGAACCGCATTCCGGGCAGCGTTCAGGGAAGCGGAAAACCCGCTCAGTCCCGGTCCGGTGTTCCGGCAGCACCGCCACTACTTCGGGAATAATATCCCCCGCCTTTTGCACCACCACGGTGTCACCGATCCGGATATCCTTTTCCAGGATCATATCCTCATTATGCAGCGTGGCTTTGCTGACCGTAGTCCCGGCCAGCCGCACCGGCTTTAAAATGGCCGTCGGCGTCAGCACCCCGGTGCGCCCCACCCGCACGATGATATCTTCCAGGACCGTCACCGCCTGCTCCGCCGGAAACTTGTACGCCACGGCCCACCTGGGGCTTTTGGCCGTGTTGCCCAACCTGGTTTGGAACTCCAGTTCATTGACCTTAATTACCATGCCGTCAATCTCGTAGGCTAGAGAAGCTCTTTTTTCCGCCCAGGCCCGGCAGTAGGCGTAGACTTCCTCCACACCGGCAGCCAGCTTGCGCTCGGGATTCACCGGCAGCCCCAGTTCTGCCATGAGCTCCAATGCTTCCCAGTGGGTATCGACCCTTTCTCCCTCCATATGAATGATTTCGTAGAAATAGGCACTTAAAGAACGGGAGGCGGCGATGCGGGGATCCAGCTGCCGGAGGGAACCGGCGGCGGCATTGCGGGGATTGGCAAACAGTTCTTCCCCTCGTTCCTCTCTTTCCCGGTTCAACCGCTGGAAAGCGGCTTTAGGCATGTAGGCCTCACCCCGTACAATCAAGCGGGGCAGGGGCTTCTTCAATCGCAAGGGTATCACTTTGATGGTCTTGAGATTCCGGGTGATATCTTCACCCACCAGCCCGTCGCCGCGGGTGGCTCCCACGGTAAGCAAACCGTTTTCATAAGTCAGGGCAATGGACAGGCCGTCGATTTTGGGTTCCACCACGTAGGCCGGCGCTTGGCCCAGCATGGAAATCACCCGGCGGTGAAAATCCTGCAAATCCCCTAAATCAAAGGCGTTGTTCAAGCTCAGCAAGGGGCGATAATGCTTGGCCGTGGCAAAGCCTTTCAGGGGCGCACCGCCCACCCGCTGGCTGGGGGAATCCGGTGTCAAAAACTGTGGGTATTTAGTCTCCAACTCAATGAGCCGCTGCATCAACCGGTCATATTCCCGGTCGGAGATCAGCGGTTGATCAAGGACATAGTACCGGTAATTATGTTGTTCAATTTGCTCCCGCAGCTGAAGAATTTCTCGTTCCACTTCTTGCAAAGACGGCATTGTTACCATCCCTCCGGTATGAACTGTTCATCAAGTCAATGGGCCTGTTTACTTGGATACCGGCGTTAACGGGGCATACTTGGCCAGCAGTATCTTCAAGCCTTGATCCGGAAACGCCACCGTCAGCTGCTGGTCATCCCCCTGCCCGGCTACCTTCACGATAACCCCCACACCCCATTTCGGGTGACTCACTTTATCTCCCAGCTGGAAGCCTCCTTGGGGCGCCGCCGGTTTAGGTTCAGCCGCAGGCCTGGAGGTGCTCCGAACTTCCCGGTCCCGGTTTTCCGTTTCACTGACCAGGTGTTCCGGTATTTCGGACAGGAAACGAGAGGGGGGATTGTACACGGTATTGCCGTACAAGGTCCGCTGCCAAGCTCTGGTGAGGTACAGTTCCTCCTGGGCCCTGGTCATACCTACATAGCAGAGACGCCGCTCCTCTTCCAGCTCCTCCACCTCCAGCATGGAACGGCTGTGGGGAAACACCCCTTCTTCCATGCCGGTGATGAAAACGACGGGGAATTCCAGTCCTTTGGCGGTGTGCAAGGTCATGAGCACCACCCGGTCCTTTTCTTCCGACAAGTTGTCCAAATCCGTCACCAGTGAAATCTGGGCCAGGAATCCTTCTAACGTTTTCTCCTCACTATACTTGTCGTAATCATGGGTGACGGACAGGAACTCCTGCAAGTTCTCCAAGCGCCCTTGGGCCTCTTCCGTATTCTCCCTTTTCAGTTCTTCCAAATAGCCCGTCTCTCGCAGGACCAGCTCCGTCAAATCGGTTACAGATATCCTGTCCACTTTTTCCCTGAAACCCATCATCATGGCACCGAAATTGGCCACCGCCCCCGCGCGGCTGCCCAGGCCCGGGATTTCTTTTGCTTGCATCACCGCTTCCAAAACCGTCAGCCCCTGCTGCCGGGCATAATCCTCCAGTTTCAGCCAGGTCCCTTCTCCAATCCCGCGCTTCGGCACATTGATAATCCGGGCCAGGCTTAAAGCATCGGCCGGGTTCGCCAGCACCCGCAAGTAAGCTAGAATATCTTTAATTTCTTTCCGCTCATAGAACTTGATGCCGCCGAAAATTTCATAAGGGATCCCATTCTTCAAGAAAGTCTCTTCCAGGACCCGGGACTGGGCGTTGGTACGGTACAGCACGGCAAAGTCCCGGTAGGCGCGTCTTTTCTCCTGGCGCTGCCGGTAAATCTCCCCGGCCACAAAATGAGCTTCATGATGCTCGTTTTCCCCTTGAAAGACGGCGATTAAAGCGCCTCCTTCTTTATCGGTCCACAGGTTTTTGGGCTTCCTGCCGGTATTGTTGGCAATGACGGCATTGGCGGCATCCAGGATAACCTGGGTGGAACGGTAATTCTGTTCTAATTTGACTACCCGGGCATCCGGGTAATCGTCTTCAAAATCCAGGATATTCTGCATGTTGGCACCCCGCCAGCCGTAGATGGACTGGTCCGGATCCCCCACCACACAGATGTTCCTGTGCTCCTCCGCCAGCAGCTTGACCAGGATGTACTGGGCGTGGTTCGTATCCTGGTATTCATCGACGAGAATGTATTGAAATTTGTGCTGGTAATAGCGCAGCACCTCCGGATGCTGCCTGAACAGCTGCACCGTAAGCATCAGCAAATCATCGAAATCCAGGGCATTTAATTCTTTCAGCCTTTTTTGGTACAGCCGGTACACCTCCGCTCCCTTAACTTCGAAGAAATTGCCGGCCAGGTCAAAAAAACGCTCCGGATCCCACAGCATGTTCTTGGCATTGCTGATCACATTGAGGATACTCCGGGGCGGGAACTTCCTGTCGTCCAGGTTCAATTCCGCCATGCAGCGCTTGACCAGCGTCAACTGGTCATCGGCATCGTAGATGACAAAATTGGGCTGGTAACCCAGCACGGAAATGTCCTTGCGCAGGATCCGCACACAAGCGGCATGAAACGTACTCACCCACATGTATCTTAAATCGGCGCCCACCAACCGGCTGAGCCGTTCTTTCATCTCCTGAGCCGCTTTGTTGGTAAAAGTGATGGCGAGAATGCGGGCAGGGTCCACCCCTTTTTCCGCCAAGAGGTAAGCGATCCGGTGGGTCAACACCCTGGTTTTACCGCTCCCGGCTCCCGCCAGCACCAGGAGCGGTCCTTCCGTGGTCCGCACTGCCTCTTGCTGCCTGGGATTGAGGGTATTAATGATATCCAAAGGTCTGCCTCCTTAATGCATATCGGTGTCTAGAGTATTTTACCATAAAATTTTACCACAAAAACGCCCTCTATGGCGGAAAAAGGCAACCGGCGTTGACCGGAAAGTCCGGGTGACTTTCCGGTCAACGCCGGTTGCCCTCATCATGCCCCGCACGGGGCCGGCACTCCGCCGGACGCCCGGTACGAATCAGTCCATATAAGCATAACGGTTACGGCTCCGATCCCGGTGCCGTGCCAGCGCCAAGTCAATTAACTTTTCCAGCAGCTTCGGGTAGGGAAGTCCCGCGGCCTCCCAGAGTTTAGGATACATGCTGATGCGGGTAAAACCGGGGATGGTGTTAATCTCATTGATGAGAACTCGCTGGTCTTGGCGGGTCACAAAGAAATCAACCCGGGCCATACCGGCGCAATCAATGGCTTGAAAAGCCTCCACCGCCAGGCGCCGGATCTCGTCCGTTACTTCCCCGGGTAGGTCGGCCGGAATAATTAGCTCCGAATCATCCGCTATGTACTTGGCTTCATAATCGTAGAACTCATTGCAAGGAATAATCTCTCCAGGCACCGATACCTGGGGATCATCATTACCCAGCACGCTCACCTCAATCTCCCGGCCGTCAATATTTTCCTCCACCACCAGCTTGCGATCATACCGGGCCGCTTCGTGTAAAGCCTGCATCAAGTGTTCACGGTTTTTCGCCTTGGAGATGCCGACACTGGAACCTAGATTAGCCGGCTTCACAAAACAGGGATAACCGATCCGGGCCTCTACCATTCCCACCACTTCTTCCGGCCGGCGCTCCCAGTCCCGCCGGAACACACTCAAAAACTTGGCCTGG from Clostridia bacterium carries:
- the gatA gene encoding Asp-tRNA(Asn)/Glu-tRNA(Gln) amidotransferase subunit GatA is translated as MDLYKLTAFELHRLLAGKEISVRDVVESFRDRIAGTEEKLGSFLFFNGDEALNKANDLDAEIARGKEVGSLTGIPVGYKDNICTKGLQTTCGSKMLAGFVPAYQATVVDKLATAGTINFGKLNMDEFAFGSTGELSAFKVTGNPWDLERVPGGSSSGSAAAVAAGQLPLALGTDTGGSVRQPAALCGIVGLKPTYGLVSRYGLVSTVSSMETIGPMARDVRDCALLLQAMAGHDPLDGTSLAAPVPDYSQSLVEDVKGLKVGVPKEYFGAGVAPEVIEAIKKALQVLASNGALVEEVSLPHTECALPAYYLIGTTEASSNLARVDGVRFGYRNLEAEDLETMYCRSRGEGLGHEVKMRTLLGHFFSGPGRLKDYYDKGLRLRTLVKQDFDHIFARYDVLVTPTSPKVAWPKQVKELTSVEVYASDICTIPASLAGLPAISLPCGLVEGLPVGLQLIGPPLGEPTLLRAAYTLEQLLEFPKDIPLAEVK
- a CDS encoding rhomboid family intramembrane serine protease encodes the protein MIPIRDSIRPRKTPVVNWLLIGLNIYIFILQTTLSPRELRLFFHQFGVIPAHIIHLDLPMLLAGHWEPFVPLVSSMFLHGSWWHLLSNMLYLWVFGDNVEDRLGHLGYLFFYVAMGLIAALTHVWSDPFSTVPMVGASGAVAGVLGAYFVAFPRARVLALVPVFFFLTIAEVRAVFFLFLWFLLQALSGLGTIQGAQSVAWWAHIGGFLAGALTFLLFRPRAPLRRFP
- the gatB gene encoding Asp-tRNA(Asn)/Glu-tRNA(Gln) amidotransferase subunit GatB, with amino-acid sequence MFGKYEAVIGLEVHVEFKTKTKIFCGCTTEFGGAPNTHVCPVCLGLPGALPRLNKRVVEFAIKTGLALNAEITKECRFDRKNYYYPDMPKNIQISQYYLPIIRNGYLDVEVNGSTRRVRIAFAHMEEDAGKLVHAGGDNILEANNTLVDFNRAGVPLLEIVTAPDIRSPEEAREFVAKLKAILEYLEVSDCKMQEGSLRCDANVSIRPVGSSEFGTRTELKNMNSLRAIERSIRYEIERQIRVVEEGGRVEEETRTWNEAKGITEPMRPKFSSDHYRLIAEHDIPPLQIDDAWIEEIRQTIPELPEARKQRLMAELGLPEYDAGVITASKKLADFFDAAVAQYRDAKKVSNWIMVELLRVLNARNLEVEECPISPGQLVQLLTMIDSGEISGKMGKDIFEKMFDTGKDPRVLVEELGLKQISDTGQLEAIVDQVLAENPKSVEDYKNGKDKAFGFLVGQVMKATKGQANPKLVNEILRKKL
- the gatC gene encoding Asp-tRNA(Asn)/Glu-tRNA(Gln) amidotransferase subunit GatC; translation: MIDDREVEVLAKAARLTLTEEEKKAFIRRLEELLAYMDKYLTMDLNDVPPFGFVHSIHNVLREDEVEPGYDQETALANAPLAQEGFFVVPRIELL
- a CDS encoding D-alanine--D-alanine ligase, which translates into the protein MSGKLRVVVLFGGRSGEHEVSLQSAASVINALDKEKYDVLPVGITKEGRWLVGAGPQEVLQQGFRGDLLPVILSPDPQRPYLVPLQEHGSYEAELGKPIDVVFPVLHGTYGEDGCVQGLLELANLPYVGGGVASSAVGMDKILMKKLFAYHGLPQAKFLSVFRRDWERRPEEVVGMVEARIGYPCFVKPANLGSSVGISKAKNREHLMQALHEAARYDRKLVVEENIDGREIEVSVLGNDDPQVSVPGEIIPCNEFYDYEAKYIADDSELIIPADLPGEVTDEIRRLAVEAFQAIDCAGMARVDFFVTRQDQRVLINEINTIPGFTRISMYPKLWEAAGLPYPKLLEKLIDLALARHRDRSRNRYAYMD
- the pcrA gene encoding DNA helicase PcrA, which codes for MDIINTLNPRQQEAVRTTEGPLLVLAGAGSGKTRVLTHRIAYLLAEKGVDPARILAITFTNKAAQEMKERLSRLVGADLRYMWVSTFHAACVRILRKDISVLGYQPNFVIYDADDQLTLVKRCMAELNLDDRKFPPRSILNVISNAKNMLWDPERFFDLAGNFFEVKGAEVYRLYQKRLKELNALDFDDLLMLTVQLFRQHPEVLRYYQHKFQYILVDEYQDTNHAQYILVKLLAEEHRNICVVGDPDQSIYGWRGANMQNILDFEDDYPDARVVKLEQNYRSTQVILDAANAVIANNTGRKPKNLWTDKEGGALIAVFQGENEHHEAHFVAGEIYRQRQEKRRAYRDFAVLYRTNAQSRVLEETFLKNGIPYEIFGGIKFYERKEIKDILAYLRVLANPADALSLARIINVPKRGIGEGTWLKLEDYARQQGLTVLEAVMQAKEIPGLGSRAGAVANFGAMMMGFREKVDRISVTDLTELVLRETGYLEELKRENTEEAQGRLENLQEFLSVTHDYDKYSEEKTLEGFLAQISLVTDLDNLSEEKDRVVLMTLHTAKGLEFPVVFITGMEEGVFPHSRSMLEVEELEEERRLCYVGMTRAQEELYLTRAWQRTLYGNTVYNPPSRFLSEIPEHLVSETENRDREVRSTSRPAAEPKPAAPQGGFQLGDKVSHPKWGVGVIVKVAGQGDDQQLTVAFPDQGLKILLAKYAPLTPVSK
- the ligA gene encoding NAD-dependent DNA ligase LigA; amino-acid sequence: MPSLQEVEREILQLREQIEQHNYRYYVLDQPLISDREYDRLMQRLIELETKYPQFLTPDSPSQRVGGAPLKGFATAKHYRPLLSLNNAFDLGDLQDFHRRVISMLGQAPAYVVEPKIDGLSIALTYENGLLTVGATRGDGLVGEDITRNLKTIKVIPLRLKKPLPRLIVRGEAYMPKAAFQRLNREREERGEELFANPRNAAAGSLRQLDPRIAASRSLSAYFYEIIHMEGERVDTHWEALELMAELGLPVNPERKLAAGVEEVYAYCRAWAEKRASLAYEIDGMVIKVNELEFQTRLGNTAKSPRWAVAYKFPAEQAVTVLEDIIVRVGRTGVLTPTAILKPVRLAGTTVSKATLHNEDMILEKDIRIGDTVVVQKAGDIIPEVVAVLPEHRTGTERVFRFPERCPECGSEVVRLEGEAAHRCTGGLSCPAQVREGMIHFVSRDAMNIEGLGPKVIEQLLNADLIHDVADLYYLKYEDLIGLERMGHQSVTNLLNAIAASKERPLHHLLFGLGIRHVGQRAARILADHFGTMAALARAEESLLTEINEIGPKVAASIVHFFAQEKNRQVIEKLAQAGVNMEQPREEAAALPWSGKQFVLTGTLEHYSRKEAQALIEKLGGKVSSSVSSKTDYVVAGAKPGSKYDKAVSLNIPILNEEEFMAMIREHQGSLEE